One segment of Desulfosudis oleivorans Hxd3 DNA contains the following:
- a CDS encoding single-stranded DNA-binding protein, which translates to MNIFIGIGSIVEVNDGDKVLKFSLAVRQNKPCYVTCVLFEPDEQVKEFIAHLARSNQMVWIQGRVASYEFKNIRKMEIVVYGRNIKPL; encoded by the coding sequence ATGAACATTTTTATTGGTATCGGCAGCATCGTCGAAGTGAATGATGGCGACAAGGTTTTGAAGTTCAGCCTTGCTGTGAGGCAGAACAAGCCCTGTTACGTGACGTGTGTGCTCTTTGAGCCTGATGAACAGGTGAAAGAGTTTATTGCACACCTGGCGCGTTCGAACCAGATGGTTTGGATACAGGGACGAGTTGCGAGCTATGAATTCAAGAATATCCGGAAAATGGAAATCGTGGTTTATGGCCGCAACATCAAACCGTTGTAG
- a CDS encoding DUF2958 domain-containing protein, with protein sequence MWNEPTRKKLGTIPLLYQTEGIPLKDKKIHMHFFIGGSDWYVAEYDQEDIFFGFAILNNDYQMAEWGYVSFSELKSIKFHGLEIDCEPNWKVKRAVEIQKICKAQGWRYVKA encoded by the coding sequence ATGTGGAACGAACCGACGAGAAAGAAGTTGGGAACTATCCCCCTTCTTTATCAGACAGAAGGCATTCCGCTGAAGGATAAAAAAATCCATATGCATTTTTTTATCGGCGGGAGTGATTGGTACGTTGCGGAGTATGACCAGGAAGACATCTTCTTTGGTTTTGCGATACTCAACAATGATTATCAGATGGCAGAATGGGGATATGTGAGCTTTTCGGAGCTGAAATCGATCAAATTCCATGGATTGGAGATTGATTGTGAACCGAACTGGAAAGTGAAAAGAGCAGTGGAGATCCAAAAAATCTGCAAAGCACAGGGCTGGCGATATGTGAAAGCATAA
- a CDS encoding TRAP transporter TatT component family protein: MKKFQQTVAMLVLAGMLTVTCTGCALIFRMQADFVSPFVTQMVEETVGTQSARAIREGIAANGLLVSALIRISPTNRVYLEKGAFIYCAYGLLVEDEDPVYATELYAISKEYGLRALKTNRNFRKGLEQGKNIPELVADMDKTYMEALSWTGLSQGLWILQNMTDPEALVELADAVAMVKRSLELDETYFFGMGNAFLGVYYSFIPDFFGVGGGPEASQAMFDRARAVTGDRLLLVDVFEARFLDTQVHDRESFVKKLEGVIAADPDILPESPVLTDIAKSKAAFFLKHMEAYFD; encoded by the coding sequence ATGAAAAAATTTCAACAAACAGTGGCCATGCTGGTGCTGGCGGGCATGTTGACCGTTACCTGCACCGGCTGTGCGTTGATTTTCCGAATGCAGGCCGATTTTGTTTCCCCGTTTGTCACCCAGATGGTGGAAGAGACCGTTGGCACGCAGAGCGCCCGGGCCATTCGCGAGGGCATTGCCGCCAATGGCCTGCTGGTCTCGGCCCTGATTCGCATATCACCCACCAACCGGGTCTACCTGGAAAAAGGCGCTTTTATCTACTGCGCCTACGGCCTGCTGGTGGAGGATGAAGATCCCGTCTATGCCACTGAATTATATGCCATCAGCAAGGAGTATGGGCTTCGTGCCCTTAAAACCAACCGGAATTTCCGAAAAGGACTTGAACAGGGGAAAAACATTCCGGAACTGGTGGCCGATATGGACAAGACCTACATGGAGGCCCTGAGCTGGACCGGACTGAGCCAGGGGCTGTGGATTCTGCAGAACATGACCGACCCGGAGGCCCTGGTGGAGCTGGCCGATGCCGTGGCCATGGTAAAACGCTCCCTGGAACTGGACGAGACCTACTTTTTCGGTATGGGCAATGCCTTTCTCGGTGTCTACTACTCCTTTATTCCCGACTTTTTCGGCGTGGGCGGCGGGCCGGAGGCCTCCCAGGCGATGTTTGACCGGGCCAGGGCCGTGACCGGCGACCGGCTTCTGCTGGTGGATGTGTTTGAGGCCCGGTTTCTGGATACCCAGGTACACGACCGGGAGTCCTTTGTGAAAAAGCTGGAAGGCGTGATTGCCGCTGATCCGGACATTCTGCCGGAAAGCCCGGTGCTGACCGATATTGCCAAGTCAAAGGCCGCGTTTTTCCTTAAACACATGGAAGCGTATTTCGATTGA
- a CDS encoding TRAP transporter large permease, with product MENLITISIVIVFVAAILAGAPLFAVIGGGTVLLFGLVAGESIAVPVMEMCRLANAPGFIAIPLFIFAGYLFAESRSADRLIRFSEALTGWIPGGLAIVTVAACTVFTAITGASGITILACGGLLLPALVNNRYSEGFSLGLITASGSSGVLFVPSLPILIYGMVAGVDITELFIAGILPGILIVCLLAGFGVACGIGRQVPTTPFSLARLGAALWEIKWIAPLPFVVIGGIYTGIITVGEAASVTAVYALVTECLIYREISAKKLVTVAIDSMVMVGAILIVLAVALGLTNFLVDVQVPQRLVAVVSAHVSSKILFLLLLNIFLLIVGCLMDIFSAIVIVVPLVAPVAATFDIDPVHLAIIFLANLEIGYLTPPVGINLFISSLRFDIPIVRLYRMVIPFLALLVAALLLISYFPALSLWLVELSGKRVPVLQF from the coding sequence GTGGAAAATCTTATCACCATCTCCATTGTGATTGTGTTTGTGGCTGCCATCCTGGCCGGTGCCCCCTTGTTTGCCGTCATCGGCGGCGGCACGGTCCTGCTTTTCGGCCTGGTGGCCGGGGAAAGCATTGCCGTGCCGGTGATGGAGATGTGCCGGCTGGCCAACGCACCGGGGTTTATCGCCATTCCACTGTTTATCTTTGCCGGCTACCTTTTTGCGGAGAGCCGGTCCGCGGACCGGCTGATCCGGTTTTCCGAGGCCCTTACCGGCTGGATTCCCGGTGGCCTGGCCATTGTAACGGTGGCGGCCTGCACGGTGTTTACCGCCATCACCGGGGCCAGCGGCATCACGATTCTTGCCTGCGGCGGTCTGCTGCTGCCGGCCCTGGTCAACAACCGGTATTCGGAAGGGTTCTCCCTGGGCCTGATCACGGCCTCGGGCAGCTCGGGCGTTCTGTTTGTGCCCAGCCTGCCCATTCTTATATACGGCATGGTCGCCGGGGTGGACATCACGGAGCTGTTTATTGCCGGTATTCTGCCCGGCATTCTGATCGTCTGCCTGCTGGCCGGTTTCGGCGTGGCCTGCGGCATTGGCCGACAGGTGCCCACCACCCCCTTCTCCCTGGCCCGGCTGGGGGCGGCCCTCTGGGAGATCAAGTGGATCGCGCCCCTTCCCTTTGTGGTGATCGGTGGCATTTACACCGGCATCATCACCGTGGGCGAGGCGGCATCGGTGACGGCGGTGTACGCTCTGGTCACCGAGTGCCTTATCTACCGGGAGATATCGGCAAAAAAGCTGGTTACCGTAGCCATTGACAGTATGGTCATGGTAGGCGCCATTTTGATCGTTCTTGCCGTGGCCCTGGGCCTGACCAATTTCCTGGTGGATGTCCAGGTGCCCCAGCGCCTGGTGGCGGTGGTTTCCGCCCATGTTTCCAGCAAGATTCTCTTTCTCCTGCTGCTCAATATTTTTCTGCTGATCGTGGGATGCCTGATGGACATTTTTTCGGCCATCGTCATCGTGGTGCCCCTGGTGGCGCCGGTGGCCGCAACCTTTGACATCGACCCGGTCCACCTGGCCATCATTTTTCTGGCCAACCTGGAGATCGGCTACCTGACCCCGCCGGTGGGCATCAACCTTTTTATCTCCAGCCTGCGGTTTGACATCCCCATTGTAAGGCTATATCGTATGGTAATTCCGTTTCTGGCCCTGCTGGTGGCGGCCCTTCTGCTGATCAGCTATTTTCCGGCCCTGTCGCTGTGGCTGGTGGAACTGTCGGGCAAGAGAGTGCCGGTACTTCAATTTTGA
- a CDS encoding TRAP transporter small permease, translated as MTLAPSRIVRVVLLFHRSLVGLEKTLLCLLLFSMIGLAFFQVVLRNFFDFGFVWLNEVLRAQVVWLVFIGAALAADQQRHLRIDLVSRLLRHRVVIRRLTDAFADLFCAAASVLLFWAAVQYIVLTRPFSPETVFFGAPEWMLRLVIPYAFAAMAIRSAAFVVNGLRRLKREIAVQ; from the coding sequence GTGACCCTTGCCCCCTCCAGGATCGTCCGGGTGGTCCTGCTCTTCCACCGCAGCCTGGTGGGCCTTGAAAAAACCCTGCTGTGCCTGCTGCTGTTTTCCATGATCGGCCTTGCCTTTTTCCAGGTGGTGCTGAGAAATTTTTTTGATTTCGGTTTTGTCTGGCTCAACGAAGTGCTGCGCGCCCAGGTGGTCTGGCTGGTCTTTATCGGCGCGGCCCTGGCCGCCGACCAGCAGCGCCACCTGCGGATCGATCTTGTTTCCCGCCTGCTTAGACATCGTGTGGTCATAAGGCGTCTGACCGACGCCTTTGCCGATCTGTTTTGCGCGGCCGCTTCGGTTCTGCTGTTCTGGGCCGCGGTTCAATATATTGTCCTGACCCGGCCCTTTTCGCCGGAGACCGTGTTTTTCGGTGCCCCGGAATGGATGCTGCGGCTGGTGATTCCCTATGCCTTTGCCGCCATGGCCATTCGCAGCGCGGCGTTTGTGGTGAACGGTTTGCGCCGGCTGAAAAGAGAGATAGCCGTCCAATAG
- a CDS encoding TRAP transporter substrate-binding protein — MMKKQGIIKKAVWVLAAVVMAVWAAGPVTIVRADTAPKVVWKVGTLTPKGVGWAHQFETIMMPVIQSGTSGELKVKVYWGGLMGDDEDIVAKMRVGQLQAAGLTGQGATIACPEFAVVELPFLFKSYAEVDHIREKMWPEFDRLMQARGFKLLAWLDQDFDQIYSVKWSFTDLADFQKARFMTWYGTLEEHLLKSLNASPIPVNIPELAPSLRQGVADSLIAPALWMIATQLYPVVNYMVPLKIRYSPAVVVCTLDAWNGLSASSRAGLAAARPEMEKQFVAASRKDNQKAMDAMVKYGIVRVDMTDAQVETIRKGAVTVWDDQADKLYSRELLDRILVHLDQYRSQTP; from the coding sequence ATGATGAAAAAGCAGGGCATAATCAAAAAGGCGGTCTGGGTGCTGGCGGCTGTTGTCATGGCCGTCTGGGCGGCAGGACCTGTGACCATTGTCCGTGCCGACACAGCGCCGAAGGTTGTCTGGAAGGTGGGGACACTCACGCCCAAGGGCGTGGGCTGGGCCCACCAGTTTGAAACCATCATGATGCCGGTTATTCAATCCGGCACCAGCGGCGAGCTGAAGGTGAAGGTGTACTGGGGCGGCCTGATGGGAGACGATGAGGATATCGTGGCCAAGATGCGGGTGGGCCAGCTTCAGGCCGCCGGCCTCACCGGTCAGGGCGCCACCATTGCCTGCCCCGAGTTTGCCGTGGTGGAGCTGCCCTTTCTTTTTAAGAGCTATGCCGAGGTGGACCACATTCGGGAAAAGATGTGGCCTGAATTCGACCGCCTGATGCAGGCCCGGGGCTTCAAGCTGCTGGCGTGGCTGGATCAGGATTTTGACCAGATATACTCGGTGAAGTGGAGTTTTACGGATCTTGCCGATTTTCAGAAGGCCCGGTTCATGACCTGGTACGGCACTCTGGAAGAGCACCTGCTCAAGAGCCTCAATGCCAGCCCCATTCCCGTGAACATTCCCGAGCTGGCGCCCTCCCTGCGCCAGGGCGTGGCCGACTCCCTGATCGCGCCGGCCCTCTGGATGATCGCCACTCAGCTCTACCCGGTGGTCAACTACATGGTGCCGTTAAAGATCCGTTACTCCCCGGCAGTGGTTGTCTGTACCCTGGATGCATGGAACGGCCTGTCGGCGTCGTCCCGGGCCGGCCTTGCCGCGGCCCGGCCGGAGATGGAAAAACAGTTTGTGGCCGCCTCCCGTAAGGACAATCAAAAGGCTATGGACGCCATGGTCAAATACGGCATTGTGCGGGTGGACATGACCGACGCCCAGGTGGAGACCATTCGAAAAGGGGCCGTGACCGTGTGGGACGATCAGGCCGATAAACTTTATTCCAGGGAACTGCTTGACCGGATACTGGTCCATCTGGACCAGTACAGGAGCCAAACCCCGTGA
- a CDS encoding 3-isopropylmalate dehydratase small subunit, translating into MESFDGKILFLDRSDINTDEIIPAKYLTEISKQALGPHLLEDLALEGFDPARDLKGKGVILTRANFGCGSSREHAAWALEVNNIDVVIAESFSRIFRQNMYNCGMLAAELPAKTINELFKTFAGRDVQVETDLERSVFVFTAKDIRKEVPFSLGGFDRALIEAGGWLNYADERY; encoded by the coding sequence ATGGAATCCTTTGACGGCAAAATACTTTTTTTAGACCGGTCGGACATCAACACCGACGAGATCATTCCGGCCAAATACCTGACCGAAATCTCCAAGCAGGCCCTGGGGCCCCACCTGCTGGAAGACCTGGCCCTGGAAGGGTTTGACCCGGCAAGGGACCTGAAGGGCAAAGGGGTGATTCTCACCCGGGCCAACTTCGGGTGCGGATCATCCAGGGAGCACGCGGCCTGGGCCCTGGAGGTGAACAACATCGACGTGGTGATCGCGGAGAGCTTTTCGCGTATCTTCCGGCAGAACATGTATAACTGCGGCATGCTGGCCGCTGAACTGCCGGCAAAAACCATTAATGAACTGTTCAAGACGTTTGCGGGCAGGGATGTGCAGGTGGAGACCGACCTGGAGCGGTCGGTGTTCGTGTTTACCGCCAAAGACATTCGAAAAGAGGTGCCGTTCTCCCTGGGCGGGTTTGACCGGGCACTGATCGAGGCCGGGGGGTGGCTTAACTACGCGGACGAACGCTATTAA
- a CDS encoding 3-isopropylmalate dehydratase large subunit: MGKTIAQKIFDAHSVDQPFGEVHVIRLDGVFCHEITTPTAICDLMEKNKDRVFDPSKIKAVIDHVTPAKDSKTAAQGKILRQWARRHGIDGFFDIGRNGVCHALFPEQGFVRPGHTIIMGDSHTCTYGAFGAFAAGVGTTDLEVGILKGVCALNYPSTIKVVLNGKLSPGVYAKDVILAVIAELGVNGATNRVIEFTGPCVDAMSMEARMTLCNMAIEAGGTCGICYPDKTTVAYLWEFIKGEYPSRQAALKAFKKLVSDPDADYDRVLEMDISDLSPRVTYGYKPDCVKPVAEMEGTPIDQVYIGSCTNGRLEDLRVAAKVLKGKKVHPSVRGIVSPATPTVFQAALEEGLIATFMAAGFCVTNPTCGACLGMSNGVLAPGEVCLSTTNRNFNGRMGKGGMVHLASPATAAAGAIAGCITNSKLYKKRAE, encoded by the coding sequence ATGGGAAAAACGATTGCACAGAAAATTTTTGACGCGCATAGTGTGGACCAGCCCTTTGGAGAGGTTCATGTGATAAGGCTTGACGGTGTGTTCTGTCATGAGATCACCACACCCACAGCCATCTGCGACCTGATGGAAAAAAATAAGGACCGGGTCTTTGATCCGTCAAAGATCAAGGCGGTGATCGACCACGTGACCCCGGCCAAGGACTCCAAGACCGCGGCCCAGGGAAAGATCCTGCGGCAGTGGGCCCGGCGTCACGGCATCGACGGGTTTTTCGATATCGGCCGCAACGGCGTGTGCCACGCGCTTTTTCCTGAGCAGGGGTTTGTGCGGCCCGGCCACACCATTATCATGGGAGACTCCCACACCTGCACCTACGGCGCTTTTGGCGCCTTTGCCGCGGGCGTGGGCACCACCGACCTGGAGGTGGGTATTTTAAAGGGCGTCTGCGCCTTAAACTATCCGTCCACCATCAAGGTGGTGTTAAACGGGAAGCTTTCCCCCGGCGTTTATGCCAAGGACGTGATCCTGGCGGTGATTGCCGAGCTGGGGGTCAACGGCGCCACCAACCGGGTGATTGAGTTTACCGGCCCCTGCGTGGACGCTATGAGCATGGAGGCCCGCATGACCCTGTGCAACATGGCCATCGAGGCCGGGGGCACCTGCGGCATCTGCTATCCGGACAAGACCACCGTGGCCTACCTGTGGGAGTTCATCAAGGGCGAATACCCTTCCCGGCAGGCGGCTCTCAAGGCGTTCAAGAAACTGGTATCCGACCCGGACGCGGATTACGACCGGGTACTGGAAATGGATATCAGCGACCTGTCGCCCCGGGTGACCTACGGCTACAAGCCGGACTGTGTCAAACCCGTGGCCGAGATGGAGGGCACCCCCATCGACCAGGTCTATATCGGCTCGTGCACCAACGGCCGGCTGGAGGACCTGCGGGTGGCCGCAAAAGTACTGAAAGGCAAAAAGGTGCATCCGTCGGTGCGGGGCATTGTCTCTCCGGCCACGCCCACGGTGTTTCAGGCCGCGCTTGAGGAGGGACTGATCGCGACGTTCATGGCCGCGGGTTTCTGTGTCACCAACCCCACCTGCGGGGCCTGCCTGGGCATGAGCAACGGCGTGCTGGCCCCGGGCGAGGTGTGCCTGTCCACCACCAACCGGAATTTCAACGGCCGCATGGGCAAGGGCGGCATGGTTCACCTGGCCAGCCCGGCCACGGCCGCGGCCGGCGCCATTGCCGGTTGCATCACCAACTCGAAACTGTATAAAAAACGCGCGGAGTAG
- the dapF gene encoding diaminopimelate epimerase codes for MQFHKYHGLGNDYIVIDPADAGEVLSADQVRRICHRNYGMGSDGILFGPFAGSRGDFGLRIFNPDGSEAEKSGNGLRIFARYLWDMGLVDADAPFAIDTKGGVVHAMVHGADGLITVDMGTVSFEAADIPVTGITGEVLNQPVCVKGRDLVYCGATIGNPHCVVLCDEISDQMALELGSSLENDPRFPNRTNVQFMKVIDRNTIAIEIWERGAGYTLASGSSASASAAVARRIGVCDQSIIVHMPGGTLDITVKDDYSIRLTGPAAKIAMGTLSTEVWSGTPPEE; via the coding sequence GTGCAGTTTCATAAATATCACGGGTTGGGCAACGACTACATCGTCATCGACCCGGCGGATGCCGGGGAAGTGCTCTCCGCCGACCAGGTGCGGCGCATCTGCCACCGCAATTACGGCATGGGGTCAGATGGCATTCTGTTCGGGCCTTTTGCCGGCAGCCGGGGCGATTTCGGCCTGCGCATTTTCAACCCCGACGGCAGCGAGGCGGAAAAGAGCGGCAACGGCCTGCGGATTTTTGCCCGGTACCTGTGGGACATGGGGCTGGTGGACGCTGACGCGCCCTTTGCTATTGACACCAAAGGGGGCGTGGTCCATGCCATGGTCCATGGGGCCGACGGCCTGATCACTGTGGACATGGGAACCGTCAGCTTTGAGGCCGCCGATATTCCGGTGACGGGCATCACAGGCGAGGTCCTGAACCAGCCTGTTTGCGTGAAAGGCCGGGACCTGGTCTACTGCGGGGCCACCATCGGCAACCCCCACTGCGTGGTGCTTTGCGATGAAATATCCGATCAAATGGCCCTGGAGCTGGGCAGCTCCCTGGAAAACGACCCCCGGTTTCCCAACCGTACCAATGTCCAGTTCATGAAGGTGATCGACAGAAACACCATCGCCATCGAGATCTGGGAGCGGGGCGCGGGCTATACCCTGGCTTCGGGCAGCAGCGCTTCTGCATCCGCTGCCGTAGCCCGCAGAATCGGTGTCTGTGACCAATCTATTATTGTGCACATGCCCGGCGGAACGCTTGACATCACTGTAAAAGACGACTATTCAATACGGTTGACCGGACCGGCGGCAAAAATCGCCATGGGTACCCTTTCAACAGAGGTGTGGTCCGGTACACCACCGGAGGAATAA
- a CDS encoding acyl-CoA dehydratase activase, which produces MKHNNDPATRPGFYMGIDIGSLSCDAVIVDDSLAIRGFSVVPTGARNTEAIRRATTEALNQAGLSNTDILATVSTGYGRNRVEEKLAAVTEITCHARGIIHLLPETRLLIDIGGQDSKAIRLGPDGRVTDFAMNDKCAAGTGRFLEAMARALEVDIDQMATLDEGAQENLTLSSMCTVFAESEVVSLIAGGKPINEIARGLNRSIASRTLSLVRRVAGDDLAVLPTAMSGGVARNAGVVQALSEALGTPVHVPGHPDLVGALGAALIARERSDRT; this is translated from the coding sequence ATGAAACACAATAATGATCCGGCAACACGTCCCGGCTTTTACATGGGCATCGACATCGGCAGCCTCTCCTGCGACGCGGTGATTGTAGATGATTCGCTTGCCATTCGCGGCTTTTCCGTGGTGCCCACCGGCGCCCGGAACACCGAGGCGATCCGCCGGGCCACCACCGAAGCCCTGAACCAGGCCGGCCTTTCGAATACCGACATTCTGGCCACCGTATCAACAGGCTACGGCAGAAACCGGGTGGAGGAAAAGCTGGCCGCGGTTACCGAGATTACCTGCCACGCCAGGGGCATCATTCACCTGCTGCCCGAGACCCGGCTGCTCATTGACATCGGCGGCCAGGACAGCAAGGCGATCCGCCTGGGCCCGGACGGCCGGGTGACCGACTTTGCCATGAACGACAAGTGCGCCGCCGGCACCGGCCGGTTCCTCGAAGCCATGGCCCGGGCCCTGGAGGTGGACATTGACCAGATGGCGACCCTGGACGAAGGCGCCCAGGAAAACCTGACTTTGAGCAGCATGTGCACCGTGTTCGCGGAAAGCGAGGTGGTCTCCCTGATCGCCGGGGGCAAGCCCATCAACGAGATCGCCCGGGGCCTGAACCGGTCCATTGCCTCCCGCACCCTGTCCCTTGTGCGGCGCGTTGCCGGAGACGACCTCGCCGTCCTGCCCACGGCCATGTCCGGCGGTGTGGCCCGCAACGCCGGCGTGGTTCAGGCCCTGTCCGAAGCTCTGGGAACCCCTGTTCACGTACCCGGGCACCCCGATCTTGTCGGCGCCCTGGGCGCGGCCCTGATCGCACGGGAGCGATCGGACAGAACATGA
- a CDS encoding hydantoinase/oxoprolinase family protein, which yields MIIGLDVGGTHTDVVLLDKDGLIKDIKVPTDETNLFQTVLSGIEQISKNIKPKAIERIVLSTTLTTNAIVQGLTPDFGMIVLSGPGIDPEAFRTHEHYYPIRGALDHRGRETEPIDMEQLKYVTRKLKSAGIRHVGVVGKFSARNPIHEQKVRDALRKSFRKVFLGHWISGSLNFPRRIATTFLNASVYPLHKKFFEAVQKSLDSKGLRIPIHVLKADGGTMSLESSMNFPGQTILSGPAASIMGAIPFCEKGEEVIVLDIGGTTTDIGVVLNQVPVLEPVGIELAGHKTLIRALKTTSVGLGGDSVLALADGLLKIGPGRRGRAMAFGGPEPTPTDALRILDRIATGDQQKSLAGMQELAARMEMPVVQAAEHIYQHFCGEVIRHAMALVDEINSKPLYTVREYLEGHTVRPNKILVLGGPAPCFARELELLSGIPTMVVPKWGVANAMGAAFARTTSEVTLFADTQRGILTAPEENFFDKITSSFSREDAVKKTLALLKKKALGRGASEADLEMEVVENLQFNMVRGFSAAGRNIRIKAQVVPGLISGYDVIARKLTAEMAMQAEAGNVC from the coding sequence ATGATCATCGGGCTGGATGTCGGCGGAACCCATACCGACGTTGTCTTACTGGACAAGGATGGCCTGATCAAAGACATCAAGGTCCCCACCGACGAAACCAACCTGTTTCAGACCGTTCTCTCCGGCATCGAACAGATATCAAAAAATATCAAGCCCAAGGCCATTGAACGGATCGTCCTCAGCACCACCCTCACCACCAACGCCATTGTCCAGGGCCTGACCCCGGATTTCGGCATGATCGTTCTGTCCGGACCGGGCATCGACCCGGAAGCCTTTCGCACCCACGAGCACTACTACCCCATCCGCGGCGCACTGGACCACCGGGGCCGGGAGACCGAGCCCATTGACATGGAGCAGTTGAAATATGTCACGCGCAAGCTGAAAAGCGCCGGTATTCGTCACGTGGGCGTGGTGGGCAAATTTTCCGCGCGCAACCCGATCCACGAGCAAAAGGTGCGGGACGCGCTGAGAAAATCGTTTCGCAAGGTATTTCTGGGCCACTGGATATCGGGCAGCCTCAACTTTCCCCGGCGCATCGCCACCACCTTTTTAAACGCCTCGGTCTATCCCCTTCACAAGAAATTTTTCGAGGCCGTTCAAAAATCGCTGGACAGCAAGGGTCTGCGCATACCGATTCACGTCCTCAAGGCCGACGGCGGCACCATGAGCCTGGAGTCTTCCATGAACTTTCCCGGCCAGACCATTCTGTCCGGCCCGGCAGCCAGCATCATGGGCGCCATTCCCTTTTGCGAAAAAGGCGAAGAGGTCATTGTCCTGGATATCGGCGGCACCACCACCGACATCGGCGTGGTGTTAAACCAGGTGCCGGTGCTCGAGCCGGTGGGCATTGAACTGGCCGGCCACAAAACCCTGATCCGGGCGCTGAAAACCACCTCCGTGGGCCTGGGCGGCGACAGCGTGCTGGCCCTTGCCGACGGGCTCCTGAAAATCGGGCCTGGCCGCCGGGGCCGGGCCATGGCCTTTGGCGGACCGGAACCCACACCCACGGACGCGCTGCGGATTCTCGACAGAATCGCCACCGGGGACCAGCAGAAGTCCCTGGCCGGCATGCAGGAGCTGGCGGCCCGCATGGAAATGCCGGTAGTCCAGGCCGCTGAACATATCTACCAGCACTTTTGCGGCGAGGTGATCCGCCACGCCATGGCCCTTGTGGACGAAATCAACAGCAAGCCCCTTTACACGGTGCGGGAATACCTGGAAGGCCACACGGTCAGGCCCAACAAGATCCTGGTCCTGGGCGGCCCGGCCCCCTGCTTTGCCAGGGAGCTGGAGCTGCTTTCAGGCATTCCCACCATGGTTGTTCCCAAGTGGGGTGTGGCCAATGCCATGGGCGCCGCCTTTGCCCGCACCACCAGCGAGGTCACCCTGTTTGCCGACACCCAGCGGGGGATTCTCACCGCGCCGGAGGAAAACTTCTTTGACAAAATCACCAGCTCCTTTTCCCGGGAAGATGCCGTCAAAAAAACGCTGGCTCTTCTCAAGAAAAAGGCCCTGGGCAGAGGGGCCTCCGAGGCCGACCTGGAGATGGAGGTGGTGGAAAACCTCCAGTTCAACATGGTGCGCGGCTTTTCCGCAGCCGGCAGAAACATCCGCATCAAGGCCCAGGTGGTGCCCGGCCTGATCAGCGGGTATGACGTGATCGCCAGAAAACTGACGGCCGAAATGGCCATGCAAGCCGAGGCAGGCAACGTATGCTGA